A genomic region of Terriglobales bacterium contains the following coding sequences:
- a CDS encoding NCS1 family nucleobase:cation symporter-1, which yields MQPTAVSNATRPDITSSPLWNLDLAPTSPQQRVWGTYNFAALWISMAHCIPTYMLASGLIGAGMSWRQALLTILLGNIIVLIPILLNSHPGTKYGIPFPVFARAAYGTRGSNVPALMRALVACGWFGIQAWIGGQALHVFFRSLWPGWTDAVPGRFGGHTPTEWISFLLFWGLNILVVYRGMDLLRKVENWAAPFVLVMTAFLVWWALKAARGLGPILQQRGKFATWHDFWPVFVPSLTAMIGFWATLSLNMPDFTRFGRSQREQAVGQVVALPTTMTVFAAMGVVITSASAIIYGQAIWDPVELVGKFTEPWIVAISMFTVVVATLSVNIAANVVSPANDFANAFPRLITFSRGGLLTGLIGIAMMPWKLLADPSGYIFNWLLGYSGGLGSIAGVLICDYWVVRKRQLAVDDLYLENGIYAGWSRAGIAATLLGCAAAWIGLVVHALRPLYDYAWFAGFGVAFVVYGILASARHQSN from the coding sequence ATGCAGCCCACGGCCGTTTCCAACGCCACCCGCCCCGACATCACCTCCAGCCCGCTCTGGAACCTCGACCTCGCGCCCACCTCTCCGCAGCAGCGCGTGTGGGGCACGTACAATTTCGCCGCGCTGTGGATTTCCATGGCGCACTGCATCCCCACGTACATGCTCGCTTCCGGACTGATCGGCGCCGGGATGAGCTGGCGGCAGGCGCTGCTCACCATTCTGCTCGGCAATATCATCGTCCTCATTCCGATCCTGCTGAATTCGCATCCCGGAACGAAGTACGGCATACCGTTTCCGGTTTTCGCGCGGGCCGCCTACGGTACGCGCGGCTCGAATGTGCCGGCGCTGATGCGCGCTCTGGTCGCCTGCGGATGGTTCGGAATTCAGGCGTGGATCGGCGGCCAGGCGCTGCACGTTTTCTTTCGCTCGCTCTGGCCCGGCTGGACAGATGCGGTTCCCGGCCGCTTCGGCGGACATACGCCCACCGAGTGGATTTCGTTCCTGCTCTTCTGGGGGCTGAACATCCTGGTTGTCTATCGCGGCATGGACCTGCTGCGCAAAGTGGAAAACTGGGCGGCGCCGTTCGTGCTCGTCATGACGGCGTTTCTTGTCTGGTGGGCGCTGAAGGCGGCGCGCGGGCTCGGCCCAATTCTTCAGCAGCGCGGAAAGTTCGCCACCTGGCACGACTTCTGGCCGGTGTTCGTGCCATCGTTGACGGCGATGATCGGCTTCTGGGCCACGCTTTCGCTCAACATGCCCGACTTCACCCGCTTCGGCCGCAGCCAGCGCGAGCAGGCAGTTGGCCAAGTGGTCGCGCTGCCCACAACGATGACCGTCTTCGCGGCGATGGGTGTGGTCATTACCAGCGCCAGCGCCATCATCTACGGGCAGGCGATCTGGGACCCGGTCGAACTGGTCGGCAAGTTTACCGAGCCCTGGATCGTGGCCATCTCCATGTTCACCGTCGTGGTCGCGACCCTCTCGGTGAACATTGCGGCCAACGTGGTTTCACCGGCGAACGATTTCGCCAACGCCTTCCCGCGCCTCATCACCTTCAGCCGCGGCGGCCTGCTCACCGGGCTCATCGGCATCGCCATGATGCCCTGGAAGCTGCTCGCCGATCCCTCCGGCTACATCTTCAACTGGTTGCTGGGGTACTCTGGCGGCCTGGGCTCGATCGCCGGCGTGCTCATCTGCGACTACTGGGTCGTGCGCAAGCGCCAGCTCGCGGTTGACGATCTCTACCTTGAGAATGGGATTTACGCCGGATGGAGCCGGGCGGGAATTGCGGCCACGCTGCTGGGCTGCGCGGCGGCGTGGATTGGGCTCGTGGTGCACGCGCTTCGCCCGCTGTACGACTACGCCTGGTTCGCTGGGTTCGGCGTGGCGTTCGTGGTGTACGGAATTCTGGCCTCAGCCAGGCACCAGAGCAATTAA
- a CDS encoding TIGR03842 family LLM class F420-dependent oxidoreductase, with the protein MQFGITLKPDLSVERIAGLARQAEGAGFEYGWIFDSHVLWKECTPLMTLMATSTKRMRIGPCVTNPAVRDVTVEASVFATLNIVSGGRMELGIGRGDSSRRVLGKKPATLERMEEFINEFRALTSGKEITYDGKPTRFPWAEGASPRVWVAGYGPRALNLAGRVGDGVILQFADPDLIEWCCGFVKEGAQQAGRDYSKIEIMAAAPVWVSDDMKVARERVRWFPALVSNHVMDLISRYKPEELPPSLTSYVRNRGGYDYQHHAEVGSANAQFVTDEVVDRFCVLGSAQKQIAKIERLAKAGATQFNIYLMCGDEEQTLDDYQHGVLPHFQKGVGAR; encoded by the coding sequence ATGCAGTTCGGCATCACTCTGAAACCCGATCTCTCCGTGGAGCGCATCGCCGGGCTCGCGCGTCAGGCCGAGGGCGCAGGGTTCGAGTACGGATGGATTTTCGACTCGCACGTTCTCTGGAAAGAATGCACGCCGCTGATGACCCTGATGGCCACCTCGACCAAACGCATGCGCATCGGGCCTTGCGTCACCAATCCCGCGGTGCGCGACGTGACCGTGGAAGCCAGCGTCTTCGCCACGCTCAACATCGTGAGCGGCGGACGGATGGAGCTGGGCATCGGGCGCGGCGACAGTTCGCGCCGCGTGCTCGGCAAGAAGCCCGCCACGCTGGAGCGCATGGAAGAGTTCATCAATGAATTTCGCGCCCTGACTTCGGGAAAGGAAATCACCTACGACGGCAAGCCGACCCGGTTTCCCTGGGCCGAGGGCGCGTCTCCGCGCGTGTGGGTGGCCGGCTACGGGCCCAGGGCGCTGAACCTGGCGGGCCGCGTGGGCGACGGCGTGATCCTGCAATTCGCCGATCCTGACCTGATCGAGTGGTGCTGCGGCTTCGTGAAGGAAGGCGCGCAGCAGGCCGGGCGCGACTACTCGAAGATCGAGATCATGGCGGCGGCGCCGGTGTGGGTGTCTGACGACATGAAGGTCGCGCGCGAGCGCGTCCGCTGGTTCCCGGCGCTGGTGTCGAACCACGTGATGGACCTGATCTCGCGCTACAAGCCGGAGGAGTTGCCGCCGTCGCTGACATCCTATGTGCGCAACCGCGGCGGCTACGACTACCAGCACCACGCCGAAGTGGGCTCGGCGAACGCGCAGTTCGTCACCGATGAAGTCGTGGACCGCTTCTGCGTGCTCGGCTCGGCGCAGAAGCAGATCGCCAAGATCGAGCGCCTGGCGAAGGCCGGCGCGACGCAGTTCAACATCTATTTAATGTGCGGCGACGAAGAGCAGACGCTCGACGACTACCAGCACGGGGTGCTGCCGCACTTCCAGAAGGGTGTGGGCGCAAGGTAG
- the hydA gene encoding dihydropyrimidinase: MAFDTLITGGTVVTATDKYVADVGISGGKVVAIGDKLPRDRAKKIIDAAGKLVMPGGIDVHTHLDMPFGGTTSADDFETGTRAAAFGGTTTLIDFAIQYKGQTLRDAFDAWMKKAQDRAVADYAFHCIITDLPDARVEEMSALVREGVTTFKLFMAYPGVFMLDDASIFKALRHTAQKGGMVCMHAENGGAIDVIVKQALAEGKTAPKYHALTRPTTAEAEATGRAIALAEMAGAPLYIVHLSCHDALERVREARDRGLPVYAETCPQYLYLSLENMDAPGFEGAKYVFTPPLREKWNQEKLWQGLKADQLSVVSTDHCPFCFKEQKELGKGDFTKIPNGGPGVEHRMSLVYSGGVGAGRFSVNRFVEVTSTTPAKLFGLYPRKGTIAVGSDADIVVFDPNREHTISAKTHHMRVDYSMFEGIKVKGMPDVVLSRGNVIVEKDSFTGRAGAGQFLKRAVYSGV; the protein is encoded by the coding sequence ATGGCCTTCGACACGCTCATCACCGGCGGCACCGTGGTCACCGCGACGGACAAGTACGTTGCCGACGTCGGCATTTCCGGCGGCAAGGTGGTCGCCATCGGCGACAAACTGCCGCGCGACCGCGCCAAAAAAATCATCGATGCCGCCGGCAAGCTCGTCATGCCCGGCGGCATTGACGTGCACACGCACCTCGACATGCCCTTCGGCGGCACCACCAGCGCCGACGACTTTGAGACCGGCACGCGCGCCGCCGCTTTCGGCGGCACGACCACGCTGATTGACTTCGCCATCCAGTACAAGGGCCAGACGCTGCGCGACGCCTTCGACGCCTGGATGAAGAAAGCGCAAGACCGCGCGGTCGCCGACTACGCCTTCCACTGCATCATCACCGACCTGCCCGACGCGCGCGTGGAAGAAATGTCGGCGCTGGTCCGCGAGGGCGTGACCACGTTCAAGCTGTTCATGGCGTATCCGGGCGTGTTCATGCTCGACGACGCTTCGATCTTCAAGGCGCTGCGCCACACCGCGCAGAAGGGCGGCATGGTGTGCATGCACGCGGAAAACGGCGGCGCCATTGACGTGATCGTGAAGCAGGCGCTCGCCGAGGGAAAGACCGCGCCCAAGTACCACGCGCTCACGCGTCCCACAACGGCGGAAGCCGAAGCCACCGGCCGCGCCATCGCGCTCGCGGAAATGGCCGGCGCGCCGCTCTACATCGTCCACCTGAGCTGCCACGACGCGCTGGAACGCGTCCGCGAAGCTCGCGACCGGGGCCTGCCCGTCTACGCGGAAACCTGCCCGCAGTATCTTTATTTATCGCTGGAGAACATGGACGCGCCGGGATTTGAAGGCGCCAAGTACGTTTTCACCCCGCCGCTGCGCGAAAAGTGGAACCAGGAAAAACTCTGGCAGGGACTGAAGGCCGACCAGCTCTCCGTGGTCTCCACCGATCATTGCCCGTTCTGCTTCAAGGAGCAGAAGGAACTCGGCAAGGGCGACTTCACCAAGATCCCCAACGGCGGCCCCGGCGTTGAGCACCGCATGTCGCTGGTGTACTCGGGCGGCGTCGGCGCCGGGCGCTTCAGCGTGAACCGCTTCGTCGAGGTCACCAGCACCACGCCGGCGAAGCTGTTCGGCCTCTACCCGCGCAAGGGCACCATCGCCGTGGGCTCTGACGCCGACATCGTCGTCTTCGATCCGAACCGCGAGCACACCATCAGCGCCAAAACGCACCACATGCGCGTGGACTACTCGATGTTTGAAGGCATCAAGGTGAAGGGTATGCCCGACGTGGTGCTCTCACGCGGCAACGTGATCGTGGAAAAAGACAGCTTCACCGGACGCGCCGGCGCCGGCCAGTTCCTGAAGCGCGCCGTGTACTCGGGAGTGTAG
- a CDS encoding putative metal-dependent hydrolase gives MSTQTAAPDLRYPVGQFSKPAQYTDSFRRAAIATIAEMPAKMRAAVAGLNAQQLETPYRPGGWTVRQVVHHVADSHMNAFIRLKFALTQDTPTIMAYDEARWAITPEYAIAPEAALQLIDGLHQRWAALWRGMSGADFARKLNHPERGPMSLDDLLALYDWHSRHHVAHITALRARQGW, from the coding sequence ATGAGCACGCAAACCGCCGCGCCCGATCTCCGCTATCCCGTCGGACAGTTCAGCAAGCCTGCGCAGTACACCGACAGCTTCCGCCGCGCCGCCATCGCGACCATTGCCGAGATGCCGGCAAAGATGCGCGCCGCCGTGGCGGGACTCAACGCCCAGCAGCTCGAAACACCTTATCGTCCCGGCGGCTGGACGGTGCGGCAGGTGGTGCATCACGTGGCCGACAGCCACATGAACGCGTTCATCCGGCTCAAGTTCGCGCTCACCCAGGACACGCCGACGATCATGGCCTACGACGAAGCCCGCTGGGCCATCACGCCCGAGTACGCCATCGCTCCTGAGGCCGCGCTGCAACTGATCGACGGGCTGCATCAGCGCTGGGCGGCGCTGTGGCGCGGCATGTCGGGCGCCGACTTCGCCCGCAAGCTCAACCATCCCGAGCGCGGGCCCATGTCGCTCGACGACCTGCTGGCGCTCTACGACTGGCACTCGCGCCACCACGTGGCGCACATCACCGCGCTGCGCGCGAGGCAGGGCTGGTAA
- a CDS encoding GIY-YIG nuclease family protein: MARLYNHGIWYTYILGSLSGTFYVGFTGRLQARVLEHKDGVFEGFTSRYEVDRLLYYESFDDPLNGIHREKQLKGWTRKKKIALIESMNPSWKDLSREWYEDVQRRRKKWEAILARSARVR; this comes from the coding sequence ATGGCCCGCTTATACAACCACGGCATCTGGTACACGTACATCCTGGGCAGCCTTTCAGGAACGTTCTACGTCGGGTTCACCGGGCGATTACAGGCCCGCGTTCTTGAGCACAAAGACGGCGTCTTCGAGGGCTTCACGAGCCGCTATGAAGTTGACCGTCTTCTCTACTACGAATCCTTCGATGATCCCCTGAACGGCATTCACCGCGAGAAGCAGCTGAAGGGCTGGACGCGCAAAAAGAAGATTGCGCTCATCGAGAGCATGAATCCGAGCTGGAAAGACCTGAGCCGGGAGTGGTATGAAGATGTGCAGCGCCGGCGAAAAAAGTGGGAGGCGATACTCGCCCGGAGCGCACGGGTCAGGTAG
- a CDS encoding TonB-dependent receptor, with product MKMRSPVVVISFVLLFAACALAQLGNQGTLQGTVTDPSGAVVPGARLTATNTATGLSVTTESGGEGYYLFAVLPVGSYEVRAEKAGFSPTVQKNVVISVGAKLSLDLKLGVAGATETVNVTAETPLVETTRTQFSSAVDANSVANLPVNGRNFIDFVLLTPGVTRDNARSGDISFGGLRGTLNSLTVDGADDNNTFFGQTSGRTGSGRAPYQFSQDAVQEFQVNSNGYSAELGRAGGAVINVITKSGTNQLHGTVFEFYRDRGLAANDPITKLNHAFNSALSTRKPPYHFHQFGGNIGGPVIKNRAFFFFDYDGQRNTQPNIIDPFPASAIPAAPDAFQAAALAYLSARNGNWSRTLNQDTYLVKGDVTINSSNQFSGRWNRQNFTGAGFENGGSTQSSEHTGASKVNSDSVLGTLTSTLRPTLINVFRYNYQQDNEPGEANSDNPEATVRNNGLTFLIVGRNSFSPRFTNIERNQFADTLTWTRGRHTLKFGFDYQHDAIANFFPGNFSGVYSFNSLENFGRSLAGQPLITTAPGAAGDSYSQAFAGPGTSGPTTHPNINEYSWFAQDDWRVRSNLTLNIGLRWDLQDTAKPPVTNPVALAAGINTGQLNLDTNNYGPRLGFAWQPWNTSTTVVRGGYGVFYGRTPSIMIGTAHSNNGINVQTKTFTGADIPAYPNTKCGAPVPAPNCAAPATGTAAAPSIFVMQPGFQEPIVQQANLNLEHQLGRDYSLTVGWQMVKGNHLQRTRDINLGTPTPVTFTIAGTGQAVVVNQYPAARPIAAFARIEQFESSANSLYHGGFVQLRKRFASNFQGMVSYTFSHVIDDAPDATSVVPFSSGDDGKMLFDPKCARCDRANSVTDQRHRFVLSGIWQLNYANGLNPAGKAFLGGWEVSTIFTAQSGQPYTGKVNSDINGDSNNQTDRAPIFGRNAFTLPANWSLDPRFTKNINFNERAKMQLFVEAFNIFNHTNTYAVKTTQFSRSGTTLTPVNTGVGAFGLLAAAPSGSIYNINLNGARVFQLGAKVTF from the coding sequence ATGAAGATGCGCTCCCCCGTGGTGGTGATCTCATTCGTCCTGCTGTTTGCGGCGTGCGCGCTGGCGCAGCTTGGCAACCAGGGCACATTGCAAGGCACAGTTACAGACCCGTCGGGCGCGGTGGTGCCCGGCGCCAGGCTGACGGCGACCAACACCGCCACCGGGCTGAGCGTGACCACCGAATCGGGCGGCGAAGGCTATTACCTGTTCGCGGTGCTGCCGGTGGGATCGTATGAGGTGCGCGCCGAAAAGGCCGGCTTCAGCCCGACGGTGCAGAAAAACGTGGTCATCAGCGTGGGCGCCAAGCTCTCGCTCGACCTCAAGCTTGGCGTGGCCGGCGCGACCGAAACGGTGAACGTCACCGCGGAAACGCCGCTGGTGGAAACCACGCGCACGCAGTTCAGCTCGGCGGTGGACGCCAACTCGGTGGCCAACCTGCCGGTGAACGGGCGCAACTTCATCGACTTCGTCCTGCTCACGCCCGGCGTTACGCGTGACAACGCGCGCTCGGGCGACATCAGCTTCGGCGGCCTGCGCGGCACGCTGAACTCGCTGACGGTGGACGGCGCCGACGACAACAACACCTTCTTCGGCCAGACCTCGGGCCGCACCGGCTCGGGCCGCGCGCCTTACCAGTTCAGCCAGGACGCGGTGCAGGAATTCCAGGTGAACTCCAACGGCTATTCGGCCGAGCTGGGCCGGGCCGGCGGCGCGGTGATCAACGTGATCACCAAGAGCGGCACCAACCAGCTCCACGGGACCGTGTTCGAGTTCTATCGCGATCGCGGGCTGGCGGCGAACGACCCGATCACCAAGCTCAACCACGCGTTCAACTCGGCGCTTTCGACACGCAAGCCGCCCTACCACTTCCATCAGTTCGGCGGGAACATCGGCGGGCCGGTGATCAAGAACCGCGCGTTCTTCTTCTTCGACTACGACGGCCAGCGCAACACGCAGCCCAACATCATCGATCCGTTCCCGGCGTCGGCGATTCCCGCCGCGCCCGACGCTTTTCAGGCAGCCGCGCTGGCGTACCTGAGCGCGCGAAATGGTAACTGGAGCCGCACCCTCAACCAGGACACGTACCTGGTGAAGGGCGATGTGACGATCAACTCCAGCAATCAGTTTTCCGGACGTTGGAACCGGCAGAACTTCACCGGAGCGGGATTCGAGAACGGCGGCAGCACGCAGTCGAGCGAGCACACCGGCGCCTCGAAGGTGAACTCCGATTCGGTGCTGGGCACGCTGACTTCGACGTTGCGTCCCACTCTGATCAACGTTTTCCGCTACAACTACCAGCAGGACAACGAGCCCGGGGAGGCCAACAGCGACAACCCCGAGGCCACGGTCCGCAACAACGGCCTGACGTTCCTGATCGTGGGACGCAATTCCTTCAGCCCGCGGTTCACGAACATCGAGCGCAACCAGTTTGCCGACACGTTGACCTGGACCAGGGGCCGGCACACGCTGAAGTTCGGCTTCGACTACCAGCACGACGCGATCGCCAACTTCTTCCCCGGCAACTTCTCCGGCGTGTACTCGTTCAACAGCCTGGAGAACTTCGGCCGCAGCCTGGCGGGCCAGCCGCTGATTACGACGGCGCCCGGCGCCGCCGGCGACAGCTACTCGCAGGCATTTGCCGGTCCCGGCACCTCCGGTCCGACGACGCACCCGAACATCAATGAGTACTCCTGGTTCGCGCAGGACGACTGGCGCGTGCGCAGCAACCTGACGCTCAACATCGGCCTGCGCTGGGACCTGCAGGACACGGCCAAGCCGCCGGTCACCAATCCCGTCGCCCTGGCCGCCGGCATCAACACCGGCCAATTGAACCTGGACACGAACAACTACGGCCCGCGTCTCGGCTTCGCCTGGCAGCCGTGGAACACGAGCACGACCGTGGTCCGCGGCGGCTACGGCGTCTTTTACGGGCGCACGCCGTCCATCATGATCGGCACGGCGCATTCCAACAACGGCATTAACGTGCAGACCAAGACGTTCACCGGCGCCGACATTCCGGCGTATCCGAACACCAAGTGCGGAGCGCCGGTCCCAGCGCCGAATTGCGCCGCGCCGGCCACCGGCACCGCCGCTGCACCTTCGATTTTCGTGATGCAGCCGGGCTTCCAGGAGCCGATCGTGCAGCAGGCCAATCTGAACCTGGAGCACCAGCTCGGGCGCGACTATTCGCTCACCGTGGGCTGGCAGATGGTGAAGGGCAACCACCTGCAGCGCACGCGCGACATCAACCTGGGCACGCCGACGCCGGTCACGTTCACGATTGCCGGAACTGGACAGGCCGTGGTGGTGAACCAGTACCCGGCGGCGCGTCCCATCGCCGCCTTCGCCCGCATCGAACAGTTCGAGAGCTCGGCGAACTCGCTCTACCACGGCGGCTTCGTACAGCTGCGCAAGCGTTTTGCCAGCAACTTCCAAGGAATGGTGTCGTACACCTTCAGCCACGTGATTGACGACGCCCCGGATGCCACCTCGGTGGTGCCGTTCAGCTCGGGCGACGACGGCAAGATGCTGTTCGATCCCAAGTGCGCCCGCTGCGACCGCGCCAACAGCGTGACCGACCAGCGGCACCGCTTCGTGCTCAGCGGCATCTGGCAGCTGAACTACGCCAACGGGCTGAATCCGGCAGGCAAGGCGTTCCTGGGCGGATGGGAAGTTTCCACCATCTTCACCGCGCAGAGCGGACAGCCCTACACCGGCAAGGTAAACAGCGACATCAACGGCGATAGCAACAACCAGACGGATCGCGCTCCCATCTTCGGCCGCAACGCCTTTACTTTGCCCGCCAACTGGAGCCTGGATCCCCGCTTCACCAAGAACATCAACTTCAACGAACGCGCCAAGATGCAGCTGTTCGTGGAGGCGTTCAACATCTTCAACCACACCAACACCTACGCCGTGAAGACCACGCAGTTCTCGCGCAGCGGCACGACGCTCACCCCGGTGAACACCGGCGTGGGCGCGTTCGGGTTGCTGGCGGCGGCGCCCTCGGGTTCGATCTACAACATCAACCTGAACGGCGCGCGCGTGTTCCAGCTGGGAGCGAAAGTCACTTTCTAG
- a CDS encoding bacterial transcriptional activator domain-containing protein: MSSPASATVPAPRLASALAAAICLLVPLMALVFHPALYAPFSAPKNALLIFAGTSLFALAAAGGVLKRPPRAAAWPAAALMVVIVLAWAASPFPHFGGRVVWLRLAGPMLAWVAISALAGRERLMLLAIAFAGAAESPIAIAQWFLGLDFFHGSTLLYQRMHLYGTFGNPDFVAVFIAATVPAALTLARDFASTSRAWTTFWWVMLAMELVAIIGTGCRTGLAAALAGAAVTLLMRNLRRPPRHWLRPRLVLWMALLAAASTFLVLSRNEHDFGLAGKARVFVWRVALSDDARRRPLGTGPGTLAYVYGRRVSPYYIALNDPTQRRFVTYERTANNDFVQAIVETGWPGLFTLLALLAVWGRFVTGVARAPNDDFQPAAIAAAAAGGVAAICVAALAEGPMQRAEIWMLLWLWLALPVAGFEPSKIRGFEEAQRFSQPRNLETSKPIFFLGWTAALAAIALSGWFGARQIEASYLAQRGEQREFANRYADAVADYRRSVALDPTNGTPWFNLTRTLAKSGDLSAALATSYQTSRWMDEDTVIILRVAILRAQHNYPLALREAAEGFARRPWEGQLYADVVEITRELGLAP; the protein is encoded by the coding sequence ATGTCCTCACCCGCCTCGGCCACTGTACCTGCGCCTCGCCTCGCGTCCGCGCTGGCCGCCGCCATCTGCCTGCTCGTTCCTTTGATGGCGCTGGTTTTTCACCCGGCGCTGTACGCGCCATTTTCTGCGCCAAAAAACGCCCTCTTGATCTTCGCCGGGACATCGCTGTTCGCGCTCGCCGCCGCCGGTGGCGTGCTCAAGAGGCCGCCGCGTGCCGCCGCGTGGCCCGCGGCGGCGCTCATGGTGGTGATCGTGCTCGCCTGGGCGGCATCGCCGTTTCCGCACTTTGGCGGACGCGTCGTCTGGCTGCGCCTCGCCGGGCCCATGCTCGCGTGGGTCGCCATCTCGGCGCTGGCGGGGCGCGAGCGCCTGATGCTGCTGGCCATCGCGTTTGCCGGCGCCGCCGAATCGCCCATCGCCATCGCGCAGTGGTTCCTGGGACTCGATTTTTTCCACGGCTCCACGCTGCTTTACCAGCGCATGCACCTCTACGGCACGTTCGGTAATCCCGACTTCGTCGCCGTTTTCATCGCGGCCACCGTGCCGGCGGCGCTCACGCTGGCACGCGATTTCGCATCCACTTCGCGCGCGTGGACGACGTTCTGGTGGGTGATGCTGGCGATGGAACTGGTGGCGATCATCGGCACGGGATGCCGCACCGGCCTCGCCGCCGCACTCGCCGGGGCCGCGGTGACGCTGCTCATGCGCAACCTGCGGCGCCCGCCGCGTCACTGGCTCCGCCCGCGCCTCGTGCTCTGGATGGCGCTGCTGGCCGCCGCCTCGACGTTCCTGGTGCTCAGCCGCAACGAGCACGACTTCGGACTCGCCGGCAAGGCGCGCGTGTTCGTGTGGCGGGTCGCACTCTCGGATGACGCGCGGCGCCGCCCGCTCGGGACCGGGCCGGGCACCCTGGCGTACGTCTACGGCCGCCGCGTCAGTCCTTACTACATCGCGCTGAACGATCCCACGCAGCGCCGCTTTGTTACCTACGAACGAACTGCGAACAACGATTTCGTGCAGGCCATCGTCGAGACCGGCTGGCCCGGGCTTTTCACGCTGCTCGCGCTGCTCGCTGTCTGGGGACGCTTTGTGACCGGCGTCGCGCGCGCGCCAAACGACGACTTCCAGCCCGCTGCCATCGCGGCCGCCGCAGCCGGCGGAGTGGCCGCGATCTGCGTCGCCGCGCTCGCCGAAGGACCCATGCAGCGCGCCGAAATCTGGATGCTGCTGTGGCTCTGGCTGGCGCTGCCAGTAGCAGGTTTCGAGCCTTCAAAAATTCGAGGTTTCGAGGAAGCGCAGAGGTTTTCGCAACCTCGAAACCTAGAAACTTCGAAACCGATTTTCTTTCTGGGTTGGACTGCAGCTCTTGCCGCCATCGCGCTGTCGGGCTGGTTCGGCGCGCGCCAAATCGAGGCCAGCTACCTGGCGCAGCGCGGCGAGCAGCGCGAGTTCGCCAACCGCTACGCCGACGCTGTTGCCGACTACCGGCGCTCGGTCGCGCTCGATCCCACCAACGGCACGCCGTGGTTCAATCTGACGCGCACCCTGGCCAAGAGCGGAGACCTTTCCGCCGCGCTTGCCACGTCCTACCAGACCTCCCGCTGGATGGACGAAGACACGGTCATCATTCTGCGAGTTGCGATCCTGCGCGCGCAGCACAACTACCCGCTTGCGCTGCGCGAGGCCGCGGAAGGCTTTGCGCGACGGCCGTGGGAAGGGCAGCTCTACGCCGATGTGGTGGAGATTACGCGCGAGTTGGGCCTCGCGCCCTGA
- a CDS encoding GIY-YIG nuclease family protein yields MSPFYDHGIWYTYVLGSLAEPLYIGFTGQFERHVLQRREGIFTGFTGRAGVDRRLLYYESFDDPLSGIAREKQLKGWTRKKMVALIETMNPSWQDLSWEWYEDVQRRRERRQMLGAQSARVR; encoded by the coding sequence TTGAGCCCCTTCTACGACCACGGCATCTGGTACACCTACGTTCTCGGCAGCCTCGCCGAGCCGCTCTATATCGGCTTCACCGGCCAATTCGAAAGACACGTGCTTCAGCGCAGGGAAGGCATCTTCACGGGCTTCACGGGCCGCGCCGGGGTCGATCGCAGGCTGCTGTACTACGAGTCATTCGACGATCCTCTGAGCGGCATCGCTCGCGAGAAGCAGCTGAAGGGCTGGACGCGCAAGAAGATGGTCGCGCTCATCGAGACCATGAATCCGAGCTGGCAAGACCTGAGCTGGGAATGGTATGAGGATGTGCAGCGGCGGCGAGAAAGGCGGCAAATGCTGGGCGCCCAGAGCGCACGGGTCAGGTAG